TAAAATTGTAATTATCTAAAATATGTTTAGATAGATGAAGCTTTGTAGACATTTTTAAAAAAGTTAGAAGAAAACTAGAAAAACAGAGTGCGGTTTAAACATGTGTTATTTAGGTTTAGAAAATATGACTAAAATAAACGGAGAAGATGTATGGGAAACATATGTATATCTTATTTATAGTTTGTTGATTTTACTATCTTTTTAACATCACTAATTTTACTAATCTATCAATGAAATTTCTACGAGAAACATATTTTAATATGAAAATGGGTGCAAGTAAATATTCAGTGAAGATATTTAATCAAGTTTTACATGTGTTATCTAGGTTTTACATGTGTTATCTAGGTTTAGAAAATATGACTAAATAAAATTTTATTTTTATGCTTTGAATCATTATAACTTATGATCAGCTAATTTGGGAAATAATGAAAGTAACTCGTGCGTTGGCAAGGGGATAATACTAGTACAACAATAATCCTTCAGTCGTTCTCAATTATTTTGTCTTAAAAACAGTTAATATACAATACAATAAAAATGAAAATAAAATATTTTTTAAAAAGAAAATACAATACAATTAAAATGTGAAATAATCTGAAAACTTTTTTTTTTACTGAAGAAAATCTGAAAACAATAGGATGCATCAAACTGAAAGTTCAAAACCTAATGATTTGTAGACACCATATCATAGTTCTTATGTAATTTGAAAAATACTTACGAAATGTGTACATAAAAAGCCAATTTGTAGACACCAATTTGTTTTGTTTTAGTGCTAAGTTTTCTTTAACAAATAAACATAGTTGGTTAAGATTGTAAACTTAAAGAAAACTTAGGGACTAAAAGAAAACACGGAGAAAGATACGTATATCAGTGTGCCAAAACCGTTGCCAAAAAAAATCAGTGTGCCAAAACCTTCATACACTAAAATATAATTTGAATTACATATTTACATTTACTCTAGACAGCTTTAACATGCTTTGTACTTTTAACTGACAGGTGTCCGTCCAAATTAAAATAGATTAATTTATTTTTAAATTTATTATATTTTAGTCCATATAATTTTTTAATTGAAATGCCCCAAAATTGAAATTGCCAAAATTAACCCTACTTATAGTTCCACATTTGAAAACAACTTATTAATATATGGTGATATATAAAATAGAAATAATTTTTTTATTAAATAATTGTACAAAAAAGCTTATTAAATAAAATAGATTTAGTTAGAGAGATATATTATTATTAATTGATATTAAACTATCAATTCACCATAACAATATTTAATACAATTTTTTTGTAACTAATGGAAAACAAGAGAAAAACAGTATCAAATTAAAAGTGACTAAGTAAAGTTCTTAAACTTAAGAATTCACTTTTTACATTTTCTTAGTTTATTTTAGTTGCTAATGTTATTATGCTCTTGTCTTATTTAAATATAATATATCTTTAAAAAATTGAATTTCTTTTACTGTTTTATTAAGTTAACTATCAAAACTAATTAAAAATATTTATATTATAATTTTATTTAAAAATTAATGGACTAATATATTAATCTATTAAATGTTTTCACCGTTTACAAAATAATAAGTTTTTAAAAAAGGAAACAAAAAGTGAAAGCATATCCAGAGAACATAAGAAAATATTAAAACTTTAGTAACACACTTAATAAGTTACAAAATCTTACCAAAAGTTTAGTAAGAATCCTAATAAGTTATAACAAAAGTTTTGGTAAGACTTTGGAAAGTTTTTGTAAGACTATTTAACTTATTAAGAGTTACTAAAGTCTTAATATTTGTTTCATGTTCTCTGCTTTCACTTTTTGTTTTAATATTTTTAATATTTAGTGAACAAAGCTGATTGCTTTTTGAATTAAAGATTGGACCTTTCGAGCATTGAATATGTTTATAGATCGTATAGAGTTATAGACTTATAGTTACATGGAGGAGTCACAATGTGACGGTATTGGTGGCCACCATGTGAGCAAGATCTCAGTTTGATCTTCGTTTCTTTGCTAAACAACAGACTACATTTTGTTTTCTAGTACATAATCTCGTTTAAGGGTCAATCTCCTTTTATAGCATTTTCTTTTGTTTTGTAATCGATACATGTGTCTTAGTTTCGACATGATCTTGTTCAAAGGTCATCTCTCAAATTCACATAAGCTCAGGCTATACGCACAATCTTGTTGAAGGTCATCTCTCAAATTCACTAGTGTGTAGTTACAGGAAAATTGTTACCTGAGATCGAGTATTAAGGAAAATGAGACATGATTGAATCACTGACTTGGCCTAGTTGATTGTATCCATGAGTTTGTGTACCCTGTGAAGCATCATCATTACTTTGTGATTTTCTGTTTGTGGATTTATTTTTCATCTCTTTTGAAACCCTTTTATTTGGTCGTTTCTTTAGAAACTGAAGACGCGTGTGATCAATAGTAACTGTAATCCAGTGTGGAACGAACAACTGACCCTTTCCATTAAACATCTGGATGATCCAATCCGTCTGGTAAGCTCTCTCACGTCTATTACAATGGTCTCCCTGAGAAACCAGTGACTGCGTTTTTATCTTCACCTACCATTTACACAACACAACATGTTTAGTTGACCTAATCTATTAGCTTCACATTGTTGATGACTTGATGCATTGCTTTTGGCTCATATGATGTCAGATAAAGACTGATTCTCGGGAGATGACAAAATGGGTGATGCGGAAATAGGCATAAGTCCTTTCTTAGAAGCCCATCAGATGGAGTTAAGATTTACATGCAATCAAGAGGATCCGTCCAGGAGGGACCAACTGTTTGGCTGAAGAGAGCAGCATCACTTGGAACAATGGGGAAGGTCAAACAAGACACGATTCTTAGACTAAAGAATGGGGAGCGTGGAGAAATGGAGATCATGCTCGAGTGGACTGATGGTCCAGGCTACAAGGATCTCATGATCCAAGAAGACACCATGGATGCAACTAAGCGATTGGACTAAGGTGCAGAAATGTTCAAGAGAGACCTTGAAGATGTGGTTGTTATTTTCTTCTTCTCCTCATGGAAAGACAAGTTTGCCTTTATTTCTGCTTTGGTCTTTAGCTGTACATGTTGAATATAAAACAACCCGTTATATATGTACATTTGTATATGTTTCTACTATTGAAAAATTGAAGCAAACTTTCTAGAAACTCTTCAAGTTTTTCTTAGTTTCTGCTAATGAATATGTATATATATTGTTGGACGAAGCACAAAAATTAAAGGTCAACGATGTTGACTTTCCTCCACTGTCAAGATAGGAGATGCACAGATAGACATCAAGCCGTTCCCTTAAGATTCACAAATTGGGTTGGCAGAGATCAAGACAGTCTAAAGAGAGCAAAATCGTCTACCATAATGGCAATATCGTTCATGACATTGATTCTTTTGTCGAGGAACGTTGAATGTGGTGGTAAAGGACTCTGAGAGACAGAGATTGACGTATTCTGATGATTCATATATCATGATGACTTCTCATTTACCGTATACAAGAAACGGTCTCAAGTTCTTTACCAAGAGAGGAGGATTAACGTTTTCTGAAGTGGAGAAGATACTATGTGATTTAGCTGCATTAAAGTACGCAAATAGACAGTCTAAAGTCGCGCTTACTCTAAGCACCTTAGATAAACTATTTAAGAGAGAATCAATCACTATGATACTCCTCTCAAAGGATTTAAGGCAAGAGTCTAGCTTTATAAGATCTCCCTGCTTTAATGTTTCTATACATATTATAACGTTCTTTTTTTTTTGTTAGATAGTAGTGAATGCTGGTAATGGGTCAGGAGGGTTCTTTACGTGGGACGTTCTAGACAAGTTAGGATCTGATACATTCTGTTCACTCTATCTTAACCCAGATTGGATGTTCCCTATCGATTGATTAGTTTATGCGACTTATAATAATTAGTACGGATATAGGAAGTACAGTAGTGACGAATGCAATAACGAGTATGGGGCTCACTAGGTTTATAACGGAGAGAGGAGGGAGACATTGTTTGTACAGAGTAGGGTATAGAAACGTGATCGACAAAGGAGTAGAGTTGAACAGAGATGGCATCGAGACACATCTCATGAGTCATTATGGAGACTTCAAGACATGGTGCTGTTACAGAGAACCACTACTTGGATGATGGTTAGTTAATTATGATGTAGGCCACAATGGTTTATTTGCATGTGTGTTCCACGTAAACGCAAATAAACAATCATGGATCAAATCCTCTTTTGTTCTTATGGGTTTATGGTGATATATGGTTATTAATATTATAATCTTCTAATGTTTTTAGCTGCATACATAGTGGTGAAAATTATGATTGAAATGGTGAGAATGAGACTTGCCGGATCAAATGAATGTATAGATAGTCTGATCAAAGATCTTAAGGAGCCGTTAGAAGCGCTTGGGCTGCGGATGAATATTTTGTCAAAGCCAAGAGATGCAATAGGAAAAGGCATTGAAGCTATTGCGACATTCAGTCAATATATCGAGGTATCATAGCTTTATTAGTAATCCGATTAGTTGTGGATGTAGCTTTAAATTTCAGAGTTATAATTTAAATGGTTATTAGGAAGTAAAACTAAAAGGATGGGAACTAGACTCGTGTGGAGAATGTTGGGTAATTGAAGGTTGCATAATGGACTCAAATGATCATCAATCTGCCATTGATGCTCACATGTACAGGTAATTTATTTTGTTTACAGATTCCATATATCATATGATGATATTAGAAATTCAACTTATTAATTTACATAAATAATAATTCAGGGTAAAGGTGAGGGATGAAGAGAGTGGGGAATAGTATGGGTGGGTGCACCGTGCACATAAGGCAGAGCATTCATATCCCTAACATTGCTCTTAGTATGCAATCAATGCTTTCTGGTGGATGTCTCTTCATGACAAGACTCTTCAGAGACTTGTAACTTTTTCATTCTTCATAATTCTAATAATAAGTCTTACTCCGAATTTGAAGAACTTAATGTTCAAATGTTTTTTTTGTTGTTGTTGACAACGTTACAGTGGATTTACGTTTGCTTGATTCAGGTTTTCGGAATCTGGTGGGATGGCTAGATTCTTGGATATAAGTGATTTCAGACAATTACATTGGAATTCAACCTTAAGACTTTTCAGGTAAATTGAACTTGGGATGTTAACTACGTAGTTGTTGCCTACATTAGAGAAAAGTAGAGATACATCACTCTTGCATGTTAACTACATGCAAGTCTTTGAAGTCTCCACAATGGTTTATTGATCAAGGGGAGAATTAAATAGAGTTAACGTTTTAGAAGTCCACGGCATTTTTTTAATTAATGAAATTAAGCTTGTGATGTTAACTACATAATATTATTAAATTGAGGGATGTTGCCATGAATAACATATACTTCGTGTAGTTAAGCATACATTAGTTTAGTCTGCATAGTTAATTATGTGATGGTCAATACTTCAAGTAACCACCAATTATTTTTCCTATTTAAATTTTAATTAGAAATTTAAAATTTGGCATATTATTAGATTTCAAAGCTCTACCTTTATTCAAGGGACAATAGAGTATAAAAACTGTTTTTGTTATTACATAATTTTAAATTTTTATTCTATAATCTCTATAAATTATCAAGAAATATTATTTTTTTAATTTTAAATTTATGTTGATTGTATTGTCAACATTCACTTAACTTATGTAGAGCATCTAAAAAAAAAAACACTATTTTGAAGTTTCCAAAACTCTATATTTGAAATTTAAATGTGTTCTCCAAAAGCAAAATTTCAAAATTAACTTGAAAACTATTTTTCTTTTATACTATAGTCTTTATATTTGTCATAATAAATTTAAATTCATAAAAAATTGTAAATAACTAGCACGTATATAAAATTACAACAACAATATTAATTGATAAAATATTACACTAAAATAGAAAATTTTAAATAGAAATACATAATTAATAATAAATTTCAAACAAAATATCATATTATCCATAAAATTATTTTCGTAATGCATTTTGAAGTAAAAATGACTTTTTATTTTTAATTTGTAGATTACGAACTAAAAATTATTGAAATCGAGTGATATTAATACTTGTAAATACATTAGATCTGAACAAGAAAGTAAAAGAGAAAAAAAATATTGTTAAAAGACTTAACTTCTATCGATGATATTAATACTCGTGAATTCATTCGATCTGAATAAGAAAGATTTATACGGAAAATACATCAAATAACAACAACAAACATCTCCGGTTACAAAAAAAATTGTTTGAACAATATTTTGGAGGTTTCGGGTCAAATTACATGAATATTAGTGTTGCTGTAATATTTAGATTTGTGTAATAGTTATGTATTCATGTAGTTTTTAATGCTTGTTTTTGTAAGTTTCTTTTATATAATGTTGTTTTCTAAATTTAGTTTTAAAATATTTTAAATCTTATTCTAAAGTTTTATTTAATTTTAATTGAAAAACTTAAATTTATAAAAAAAAGAAAATTTATGAGATATAAAAATTTTAAATATTAAAAAGATAAACGAAAAAAATATTTAAAAATCATAAATGTGATATGTAACTGTCGGGACCAAAATGTAAACAAATAGGAAATCTCAATTGAAGTTTTGAAATTATTTTTTATAGAGTAAAAAACTTCGTATTTGAAGTTATAAAATGTATTTTAGAGAAGTAGAGAAATTTCTTTTTGATTTTGATTTTCCTTCCTTTTCCTATTTATTATATTATCCTCTTGTTGGTTACCCGTAAAATCTTAATTGTTTTCAGGCTTCACCCAATTTTCGGTGCTAATAATGTCCAATAATTTATTGGGAACCGGCTTCCATTATGTGGCGTCTTTAAATGCTCAGTTTCTCACCAAATCATGTGTGTATTCAAAGCTTCTGTAGAGATTCTACATTTTCTTTCCCTCAGTATATTATATTAAAAGCATGAAGCATAACCACAGGTACAAATCTTTGCTTAAACAACCATCAGCTTTTCATCAAGGCCCATTTTACTCCAAAAATGGTAAGAACAACAACATCAAAGAATACCACCCGAACCACATTTCAGCACATCAAGTTGTTGGGATTGTGAAATCTTGTGTCCATCTCTATATTGTCCGATTAGTACGATATTGTCCACTTTGGACCTAATTGGCTGGCCCGCATGAATTTACTTTCGGGCTCCTTTCCAAAAGGCTTCGTACTAATTAGAGCTGAACATCTCTTTATATATTAGACACTATTTGTCTAATTCTCCAATGTGAGACTTAGTTTGTTATCTCATATTCTCCCCCTCAAACTAAGGATCACATTCATCTTGTGTCCCACAACTGACTTCCAGGATCTTGACTTAATCTCTGCCACACACACCTCTCAATCCTAACTCGATGGGTCTCGTTCCTACTCGAATGGTAATTTTGGTCTTCTTACAGATTTCTTGTCAACCGCTCTAATACCAATTGTTGGGATTGTGAAATCATGTGTCCAACTCTATATTGTCCGATTAGTACGATATTGTCCACTTTGGGCCTAATTGGCTGACCCGCATAGATTTACTTTTGAGCTCCTTGTCAAAAGGTCTCGTACTAATTAGAGTTGGACATCTCATTACATATTAGACACTATTTTTTGTCTAATTCTCCAATGTGTGACTTAGTTTGTTATCTCACACAAGTATCCTACCAAAAGAAAACTACCTAGAAGCCGTAATAGATAATCACCTTCTCGCATCAGCTATGACTTCTAAAGCTCTTTGCTGAAAGAGAGCATGAGTGCTCATCATTTTGATAGTGTGATAATTGCAGGAGGGGATGCGATTTTGCTTCAAGTTTTGAAAAGACCACAAACTCGGACGTATTTTAAATCCGAAGCTTTTATTCTTCATAATCTTTTGAGAAACTTTATTAGTTGAAAATGCAAGGAGGAAATTAGAGAGTCAAATATATGTGATTTTCTCATTGCCAAAAGTGCTACTTTCCTTCGGTGGAACTTTTATTTTTGAATGAAAGAATATAATAGTGTCTGAAGGTGACTGATTATCTATTACGGCTTTTCGGTAATTTTCTTTTGGTGGATGAAAGGTGAGATGAACACAATAAATAAGTAATCTACCGCACGTAAAATGCTATCGACCATGACATATATGTTTGTTGGTTTGTGTTACTGTGTTATCACCAAAATTTAAACATGTATGTTGCATGTTATTACCCAAATTCCTAATATATTTATCATTCGTAGTTTGATTAAACAAAAATCACATCACAAATCGTACATTTAGTACTATTTTTTGATAAAGTACATTTAGTACTATACTACTGGTATAAGCAAAACTATACACGAAAAAGCTACTGCTCGTTAGTTTTTTTTTTACTGCTCATAATGATAGGGATTCGTAATCATGATGATAGGGATTCGTAAATCCAAACAGATATTATTAATACAAATTACACCACAGTCTTATTATAATATAGTAGCATCATAGCTAGTACACGTCGCTTCTCAAAGATACAACTTCAAACGTAAATTGATCTTATTATACACACATAATCATGGCACACTCATCATTTATATCTCTCACAAACGCGGACTTGGCTCCTTAATCCCTTATTGCGTTTAATTAAAATACAGAAAGAAAGGCACATCACACATTTCTTTATTAAAAACAGACACAAACACACATTCCTTTATTCCTTGGCCAAGAGATGTTCGTCGATCTCTTTGGAGACTTCCACACAGAACTGGAGGAGAGTCTCGGGATGAGCAACCTCGTCGCTAATCTTCTCATACTCAAGGTGCCAGTGAACAATACTCCCTGCCCCACCGTGCTTAGGGGTCACCTGGATCGTGAGCAAGAAGCTTTTGTACTCTTTCATCAGATCACCTTCAATAACTCTAAACGTGATCAGGTTCTTCTCCGGCTCCACCGCCTCGATCCTCTCCTTTGCAACCTTTGCCTCTCCATCTGCACCAACAATATAACGTTTAATAGTTAATATAGGTTTTAGGTTAAAACTTTGTTAAAAAAAAGGTTAAAAATATATCGACATATGTATTAGTGAACCCTAATTAAGATCGATATATACACTAGAACCATCTCTTTTTAGTCACTGAAAAATCTACAAAGCGGTTACATGCTTAAAATTTATATTTTTTTCTAAATCTTATACATAAGGAAAATATATATAACAACGTTAACTTGCCATGAACGTAATTCCACAAGATGATGGAGCCGGGTTTGCCCCAATCGCCTTCGTGCAGATCACAGCCCTGAATGTTGCCTGGAGATGCTTTAGAAACATGGTGTGGTTTCCCGGTGAACATGTGATGGAACTGCCCAGCAGAAGCTTTGATCTCCACGTCTGTCTCAAGCTTCCCCACCAAGCTAGACGTCTCGGTTGGCTTCACCTCATCTTCCGCCGATTTGTTTGTAGCCTCGACCGCTTTAGGAGGTGTCACCATCACCTTGGTCTCAGCTTCTTCCGCCGTTGCAGCCACCACCGTTTTAGTTGGTGCCACGGTCACTGACGGTTCCGCCTTTTCCTCCATCTTCTTCGCAATTTCGGTAGCAACATCCGCCATTCTAGGAAATTAGGGTTGTAAAGAGTGATATTCTTTTTATGAGTGAGTTCCTTTTGGAATTTTATAGCCCTTTATGTAGAGGAATATGTGAGCAACTGTTGAAGAAAAAAACTATTTTTTTACCACTGCGTACCCCCATCATTATGACCCGCCAGGTGACAGCGATAAGACCATGATTATTACGGGGTTCTTAAGTAGGGTTCTTAGCGGGATATAAGAACCCGTCTTTTAACTTTTAACTAAAAAAGCTAAGAACCAGTTCTTAAATAATAGTTTTAAGAAATGGTTCTTAAATAAGAGTTTTAAAAACCGGTTTTTAAATAAGAATTTTAAGAACCGGTTCTTATATTCCGCTAAGAACTCCACTTTAAGAATCTTCTTAAGAATCCGCCAATAATCATGCTCTAACGGAAAGATAAAAGTGAAAAATACATTCATCATTTCCACCTACTCTTTAATTCTTTATGCGTCTCAAGATTTTTTTTTTTTAAAATGGTGAAAATTTAACATATTTAAATTAACCATTACCCAAAAAATACAATGAATCGTTTGCGTTGATAATATACTATATATATTACTATATTACTATATGTATGATACTACTGATGAGGTACAATCTTAGGGTACCTATAATCTTATTGCAAAATGATTATTGCCCGCGTGCAAGTGTTTTATGATTTGGGATTGCGTTTACAAACGTTCCCCTATTGTTCGAACCCTACTAGCAACAAAGTCATTTTGCACGTTGGAAAGCAAGGGTTGAGTTTGTCCACAATGTCTGCGTGGTTGCATGTCTAGACCCTGTAAAGCAAAGGTTGAACCATGTTCTTCCAAACCCCAGTTGAAAAATCTGTGGGCTAATTTTTTTCTGGAATTAGACGGGAGGCTCAAGTCATTCTGTGCAAGACACCAGTCGTTCTTGCTCCAGTTCCGATGCCTGACCGAATCATACATGGTTAAAAAGAATGATTGAATCCACTGAACAAAAGCAATGGAAGGGATTGGGAGACAAGAATCAGTGGTTGCATACTTGACAAGTCACATTTTGTGGTTTTCTAATTTTTTATTAATAAAATGCATGTATGTATGTGTGTATATAGGGTTTTGATCTTTGCAACAAATCCAAAAGCAATTCAACAAAAAGACAATAACGTCGTGAAAAAATAAAATAATAACAATATATTCTTTTATTTGCAGGCTCATTTCACCATCTTTTCTTTATTGCACAAGAAGTCAAAAGAAATGATAACACATGTTTAGCGAGAAACTAATCATTAATTAATACTATTAGAGGTGCACAGAAAAAATTAATACTATTAGATTATTTTATCATAATAACCATACGGTTTACTCCATTCCTTTCTCGTGTTATATGCACAGACGGCAGACGCATTTGCAATTACTTAATAATTATTGTGAAAACAGTGAAAAGTCTATCTTTATTCATAACATAAAGGTTATTTATATAAGAGATTACACCGTCATAGATAAATGGAAAGATTACAAATTATAATCTTTTGGTTATGAGTCATCCACAATCTGGTTCATAACGCTCCCCTTAGATGCCATAACCATTTAGTGCTTTTAACGTGCTTTAATGTTGCCTCATTAAAACCTTACCAGGAAAACTCAATTGGGACAAAACCATGGTGAAGGAAAAAGAGTACAACACACATTACCCCTCTTGATTTGGACATTACTGTAGGTCCCTTGGACTTCTCCAATTTTCTGCAATCCGTGGGTGATAAAGATCTTGGACAGAATATGTTTCGTCCTCGAACATGATAGTTGGTTCTTCTTTACCATCGGTCATGCCACAATCTTATCGAACATATTGAGTCATCGACCTCAAATATACACACACGAAATCTTGGATGATGTTGTTATGATATGCGTGTACCACCATGTGTAAAAAATAACCTGTCTGAAAACAAATCAACAAAAACAAATAACCTCTCTTTGGGCTGGTTAATATAAAATAAACCAAAATCAAAGGCTTCTTCATCGTCCTTCTTATGGACCAATCAGATCAGTGTCTAAAACAAGATTTCTGCATCGTCCATCTCAGGACTAAATGG
This genomic interval from Brassica oleracea var. oleracea cultivar TO1000 chromosome C2, BOL, whole genome shotgun sequence contains the following:
- the LOC106326827 gene encoding MLP-like protein 31 is translated as MADVATEIAKKMEEKAEPSVTVAPTKTVVAATAEEAETKVMVTPPKAVEATNKSAEDEVKPTETSSLVGKLETDVEIKASAGQFHHMFTGKPHHVSKASPGNIQGCDLHEGDWGKPGSIILWNYVHDGEAKVAKERIEAVEPEKNLITFRVIEGDLMKEYKSFLLTIQVTPKHGGAGSIVHWHLEYEKISDEVAHPETLLQFCVEVSKEIDEHLLAKE